A genomic segment from bacterium encodes:
- a CDS encoding 3'-5' exonuclease — MQETMTAKTNVLFSDPLLMGADPATGLMAVEHVERAAQDQMVLFWRKEGRTVQTEVSFSPFILIADKALLEGLEKGVEVIALKGDAPFRWRANFPTWKACQKAKAWLAKETGVMAGNPQAPYFLLTDPVQQYLIQTGQTLFKGLNFADLRRMQVDIECYTTEGYDFCNAAREGDRLIAIAMGDSSGWSEVLSGDELDEKTMLERFVAIVRERDPDVIEGHNIFNFDLPYIAARAKRGGVKLSIGRNGAPPDSRPSRFSVGERTISFTRFEVFGRQIVDTYFMVQAYDITHRALAGYGLKEVARHFGIAPANRTYIEGSEISAEFKRNPQKLMQYALHDIQETEALSRLLSQSAFIQAQMIPLSYQNIAIRGNATKIDALILREYLHQKRAIPMPERGRPFAGGYTDMFMEGVIRNVHHCDVRSLYPSLMLTRKIGPKTDSLEVFHRLLEQLRRFRLDAKRHEQEAFSEGEKLHFGALQATFKILINSFYGYLGFDQVRFSDFDAAERVASEGRDLLHHMIDWLKKNGAQPVEIDTDGVYFVPPTEGGVSQKSFRSHFSASLPEGIDVEFDGEYVAMFSYKMKNYALLTDKQEIIIKGAALKSRGLELFQRNFLRDMIRLKLEGKEVEIPALKTQYESAIRDRQWPITMLAKTETLQDAPATYAAKIEGKGRGRNAAYELALTSGRDYRAGDQLSYYVAGMKKTVQVFAAARLVAEWNPVERDENVPYYIAKLDSLYEKFCGGKLGGEREDE, encoded by the coding sequence ATGCAAGAAACTATGACCGCTAAAACAAACGTTTTATTTTCTGATCCGCTCCTGATGGGGGCTGATCCGGCTACGGGTTTGATGGCCGTGGAGCATGTTGAGCGCGCTGCTCAGGATCAGATGGTATTATTTTGGCGGAAGGAGGGGAGAACGGTCCAGACTGAAGTCTCTTTCTCTCCCTTTATTCTGATAGCTGATAAAGCACTTTTGGAGGGGCTCGAGAAGGGCGTGGAAGTGATCGCGCTTAAGGGAGATGCGCCCTTCCGCTGGAGGGCCAATTTTCCGACCTGGAAGGCCTGTCAGAAAGCCAAAGCCTGGTTGGCGAAAGAGACCGGGGTTATGGCGGGGAATCCACAGGCGCCCTACTTCTTGCTGACGGATCCTGTTCAGCAATATCTGATTCAAACGGGCCAGACCCTTTTCAAGGGCCTTAACTTTGCAGATCTACGCCGGATGCAGGTGGATATCGAGTGCTACACTACGGAAGGCTATGATTTCTGTAATGCGGCTCGTGAGGGAGACCGGTTGATTGCGATTGCGATGGGCGATTCATCGGGTTGGAGTGAGGTGTTGTCTGGTGATGAGTTGGACGAGAAGACGATGCTGGAGCGGTTTGTTGCCATTGTACGGGAGCGGGATCCAGATGTCATTGAGGGGCATAACATTTTCAATTTCGACCTGCCCTATATCGCTGCTCGAGCAAAGCGGGGCGGGGTAAAGCTGTCGATTGGTCGGAATGGGGCGCCCCCTGATTCGCGTCCGAGCCGGTTCTCGGTCGGGGAACGGACAATCTCATTTACGCGGTTTGAAGTGTTCGGACGGCAGATCGTCGACACTTATTTTATGGTGCAGGCTTATGATATTACCCACCGTGCGCTTGCCGGGTATGGTCTCAAGGAAGTGGCGCGACATTTTGGAATTGCCCCTGCAAATCGGACCTACATTGAAGGCAGTGAAATTTCAGCAGAGTTTAAGCGCAATCCCCAAAAGTTGATGCAGTATGCCTTGCATGACATTCAGGAAACAGAAGCGCTGAGCCGCCTGCTTTCCCAAAGTGCATTTATTCAAGCCCAGATGATTCCCCTCTCGTACCAGAACATCGCCATTCGCGGCAACGCCACCAAGATTGATGCCCTGATTTTGCGGGAATATCTCCACCAGAAACGGGCCATCCCTATGCCCGAACGAGGTCGTCCGTTTGCCGGGGGATATACAGATATGTTTATGGAGGGCGTTATCCGGAATGTGCATCATTGCGATGTGCGCTCACTTTACCCTTCGCTCATGTTGACACGTAAAATCGGACCCAAAACTGACAGTCTCGAAGTGTTCCACCGGCTATTGGAACAGTTACGGCGTTTCCGGTTGGATGCCAAGCGTCATGAGCAGGAGGCATTCTCTGAGGGGGAGAAGTTGCATTTTGGTGCGTTGCAGGCCACATTCAAGATATTGATCAACTCGTTCTACGGTTATCTTGGATTCGATCAGGTACGCTTCAGCGATTTCGATGCCGCCGAGCGGGTGGCTTCGGAAGGGCGAGACCTGTTGCACCACATGATTGACTGGCTGAAAAAAAATGGGGCCCAGCCAGTTGAGATTGATACGGATGGCGTCTATTTTGTCCCCCCGACCGAAGGGGGCGTCAGCCAGAAATCATTCAGAAGCCATTTTTCAGCTTCCCTGCCCGAAGGCATTGACGTTGAGTTTGATGGCGAATATGTGGCGATGTTCAGCTACAAAATGAAAAATTATGCGCTGCTGACCGATAAGCAGGAGATTATTATTAAGGGAGCTGCGTTGAAGTCGCGCGGGCTGGAGCTGTTTCAACGGAATTTTCTGCGTGATATGATTCGACTTAAACTGGAAGGAAAAGAGGTCGAGATCCCGGCGTTAAAAACGCAATATGAATCAGCTATCCGGGACCGGCAGTGGCCTATTACGATGCTGGCCAAAACCGAAACGCTGCAGGATGCGCCTGCTACCTATGCCGCCAAGATTGAAGGGAAAGGCCGTGGGCGGAACGCAGCGTATGAGCTGGCGTTAACGTCTGGACGGGACTATCGAGCCGGGGATCAGTTGTCATACTACGTGGCAGGAATGAAGAAAACGGTGCAGGTGTTTGCTGCGGCGCGATTGGTGGCCGAGTGGAATCCCGTTGAGCGGGATGAGAATGTGCCGTACTATATCGCGAAATTGGATTCCCTCTATGAAAAATTCTGTGGTGGCAAACTGGGTGGTGAGCGGGAGGATGAATGA
- the gspG gene encoding type II secretion system major pseudopilin GspG encodes MNKKSGFTLIEILIAMTIIGILSGVVGLSVSGYLRKAKLEASRAQIKTFQTALQMYKAAHAQYPSTSQGLESLCVASSIPPVPKDYPAEGYLESRNLPKDPWGNAYIYLVPGRKGEPYEIVSYGADGEESGTGEAADISSANL; translated from the coding sequence ATGAATAAGAAAAGTGGTTTTACGTTAATTGAGATTCTGATTGCCATGACGATTATTGGCATTTTGTCAGGAGTGGTGGGGTTATCGGTATCCGGCTATTTGAGGAAAGCCAAACTCGAGGCTTCCCGTGCCCAGATCAAAACGTTTCAGACAGCCTTGCAGATGTACAAGGCCGCACATGCCCAGTATCCCTCCACCTCGCAGGGACTTGAGTCGTTATGCGTGGCGTCATCCATTCCTCCGGTGCCGAAGGATTACCCCGCCGAAGGCTATCTGGAAAGTCGCAACCTACCCAAGGATCCCTGGGGGAATGCCTATATCTATCTTGTGCCCGGCAGGAAAGGGGAGCCGTATGAAATTGTGTCCTACGGTGCCGATGGAGAAGAGAGCGGTACGGGTGAGGCGGCAGACATAAGTAGCGCGAATCTGTGA
- a CDS encoding type II secretion system protein: MNKSGFTLIESLVALAILGIIVGVLVNVHLQSLRAEHFSQLRTSAVLEGETILSQSLSGMERQAIVDQASQQGWAVTVSNSTMNTAWGEWRIAATNVDAPAVTLYLRAGEEVKEAHAK, translated from the coding sequence GTGAATAAATCAGGATTCACATTGATAGAGTCTCTCGTGGCGCTTGCGATTCTCGGGATCATTGTCGGGGTATTGGTAAATGTCCATCTTCAGTCCCTGCGCGCTGAACATTTTTCCCAACTTCGCACATCAGCGGTGCTTGAAGGGGAAACAATCTTATCCCAGTCCTTGTCAGGGATGGAGCGACAGGCTATTGTGGATCAGGCGAGTCAACAAGGTTGGGCCGTTACAGTGAGTAATTCGACAATGAATACGGCATGGGGCGAATGGCGGATTGCGGCAACGAATGTGGATGCCCCGGCAGTGACGTTGTATTTGAGGGCAGGGGAAGAGGTAAAAGAAGCGCATGCAAAATAA
- the larE gene encoding ATP-dependent sacrificial sulfur transferase LarE, translating into MQNKLIKLQDLLRETDGVVVAYSGGVDSTFLAAVAVQVLGDRAVAVTALSSTYPEWEQKEATEQARHMGIRQIEISTHEIDDPCFSENPPDRCYYCKKELVHYVRAVADREGIQVIVDGSTVDDLDDIRPGRRAMAEGRVRSPLLEVGLTKAEVRELSRKMNLPTADKPSLACLASRVPFGTPITEEKLKAIDQVERALWGMGFRQLRVRHHGEIARIEVEPSEIARLCDPEVRAKVIKAAKEVGFKYVAADLQGYRTGSMNEALKRANSGDSIQ; encoded by the coding sequence ATGCAAAATAAATTAATCAAACTTCAGGATCTATTGAGAGAAACTGATGGAGTGGTGGTGGCCTATTCTGGTGGTGTGGATAGCACGTTTTTGGCGGCGGTCGCAGTACAGGTCTTAGGTGACCGCGCCGTGGCAGTAACGGCCTTATCCTCAACCTATCCTGAATGGGAACAAAAAGAGGCTACTGAGCAGGCGCGGCATATGGGCATTCGGCAGATTGAAATTTCAACCCATGAAATTGATGATCCATGTTTTTCTGAAAATCCGCCCGACCGTTGCTATTATTGCAAAAAAGAGCTTGTGCATTATGTTCGGGCGGTGGCTGACCGCGAGGGAATTCAGGTCATCGTTGATGGCAGCACGGTAGACGATCTAGACGATATCCGGCCCGGGCGACGTGCGATGGCAGAAGGTCGTGTGAGAAGTCCTTTGTTAGAAGTAGGCTTGACCAAAGCTGAGGTCCGGGAGTTATCCCGTAAGATGAATTTGCCGACAGCGGACAAGCCATCTTTGGCCTGTCTGGCTTCGCGGGTGCCGTTTGGAACTCCGATCACTGAAGAGAAGCTGAAGGCGATTGATCAGGTTGAGCGAGCGTTGTGGGGTATGGGCTTCCGCCAATTGCGCGTCCGGCACCATGGCGAGATTGCCCGCATTGAGGTTGAGCCCTCGGAGATTGCCCGGCTCTGTGATCCCGAAGTGAGGGCGAAGGTGATTAAGGCTGCCAAAGAAGTGGGCTTTAAATATGTTGCCGCCGATCTTCAAGGCTATCGCACCGGAAGCATGAATGAGGCGTTAAAAAGAGCGAATTCAGGAGACAGTATCCAGTAG
- a CDS encoding prenyltransferase/squalene oxidase repeat-containing protein, with translation MKKQAFICHLVVLSLVTSMFTASAASETLVTKQAVGGKIDISTSKETEAALNRGLDWLAAQQKEDGSWSEASFPALTALPLWAFSMSNHPKKAEVTAKAAKFILGNVQADGGIYRKIPGKGGGLSNYNTALCMIALHSLNDPQYTPIVLKARKFVAAGQHFGDDRYEGGMGYDRESGRDYTDLSDSVIAYESMRLTQSAEDLRDKSEAHVDLDWAAAVRYLDRLQNKPSTGAENAGGFAYRPDESKAGTTTNKEGIVVFRSYGSMTYAGLLSLIYADVNKNDPRVQSAFDWAAKHWTLDENPGMGDQGLYYFYGVLSKALAAYGRDAIPAKDQSQIMWREALVKKLVGLQKVDSKTGHGYWVNTNNRFWEANDVLVTSYTVLALEVAMGK, from the coding sequence ATGAAAAAACAGGCGTTTATCTGTCATCTGGTCGTATTAAGCCTCGTAACCTCGATGTTCACCGCATCCGCCGCCTCGGAGACGCTCGTCACCAAACAAGCTGTTGGCGGCAAAATTGACATCTCCACGTCCAAGGAAACCGAAGCCGCCCTCAACCGGGGACTGGACTGGCTGGCCGCCCAGCAAAAGGAAGATGGATCCTGGTCGGAAGCCAGTTTTCCCGCCCTGACGGCACTGCCGCTCTGGGCGTTCAGCATGAGTAATCATCCTAAAAAAGCCGAAGTCACGGCCAAAGCCGCAAAATTCATCTTGGGCAACGTCCAGGCAGATGGCGGCATCTATCGCAAAATTCCCGGCAAGGGAGGCGGACTCAGCAATTATAATACCGCCCTCTGTATGATTGCCCTCCACTCGCTCAATGACCCGCAGTATACCCCCATCGTTCTCAAAGCCCGGAAGTTTGTGGCCGCCGGACAACATTTCGGCGATGACCGCTATGAAGGCGGAATGGGCTACGATCGCGAAAGCGGCCGCGACTATACCGATTTAAGCGATTCCGTCATTGCCTATGAATCCATGCGCCTGACCCAAAGCGCCGAGGATCTTCGCGATAAATCAGAGGCCCATGTGGATCTGGATTGGGCCGCCGCAGTGCGTTACCTCGACCGACTCCAAAATAAGCCGTCCACCGGCGCTGAAAATGCCGGGGGCTTCGCTTACCGGCCTGATGAGAGCAAGGCGGGCACCACCACCAATAAGGAAGGTATCGTCGTCTTTCGATCCTATGGCAGCATGACCTACGCAGGTTTGCTGAGTCTGATCTATGCCGATGTAAACAAGAATGACCCGCGCGTTCAATCAGCCTTTGATTGGGCCGCCAAACATTGGACACTGGACGAAAACCCCGGCATGGGCGATCAAGGGCTCTATTATTTCTACGGCGTCCTCAGCAAGGCCCTGGCCGCCTATGGCCGCGATGCCATCCCCGCCAAGGATCAAAGTCAGATCATGTGGCGCGAGGCACTTGTAAAGAAATTGGTCGGCCTTCAAAAAGTGGATTCCAAGACCGGCCATGGCTATTGGGTCAACACCAATAACCGCTTCTGGGAGGCCAATGACGTCCTGGTGACCTCCTATACCGTGTTGGCCCTCGAAGTGGCGATGGGGAAATAG
- a CDS encoding ferredoxin family protein: MAKGKTEIDMDLCKGCGLCLTACKFNVLKLSNPEQVNKYGYRFMVSAQPELCTGCGLCALMCPDSAISVWRSKANH, translated from the coding sequence ATGGCAAAAGGTAAAACGGAAATTGACATGGATTTGTGTAAGGGCTGCGGCCTCTGTCTTACAGCGTGTAAGTTCAATGTTTTGAAGCTATCCAATCCGGAGCAGGTTAACAAATATGGATATCGTTTCATGGTTTCGGCTCAACCAGAGCTGTGCACGGGTTGTGGGTTATGTGCTCTGATGTGTCCTGACAGTGCCATTTCGGTGTGGCGCTCTAAAGCGAATCATTAA